The genomic region TCACCTTTTTTACCCACTAAAGTAACAAGCTGATAGAATAAATTTTAAATTACTTTTGACAGATTACCATTTCTAAAACTACTTATTTTATTGTGATCTGGAGACTTTTCTCCTTCTATTAACCACATGAAATTACTGTCTCTTTTGCAAGCCTTCTCAATTTTTCTTGAAGAGTAATATTATTCGTATACGCATAGGCCAAAATTTTTAATAGTAATCTCGGGGAGTTGGCGGTCTTCCTTTTGTTGAATAGAGATCATACAGCTTTGAGAAATCTAGCAAATCTAAAACATCATTAAGTTCTCGTACCAGATCATCCTCTAGTATCATATATACGTGTTTTTGGCAAAATTACTTGAGACCCTCTCATAGCCATAGTATACTCTCCTTAATATAAATGCCTTTGTAGTAATTGCATTATTCTAAAAAGGTTGGCTATTTTGAGTTTGCCTATTCTTTTTTGCATAAAAGGGTCGTCTCAGCTTTAGATTAATTTTTCTATTTAGAGACGCACCTTCTTTATTCTAAAAATAGAGAAAATAATTTTATTTATGAGCATACCTCTTTTGTTTAATTATCACTAATGCAATGGCAAATAAGGCTATAGCAAAAGCTAACTGGACTAGTATACCATGGATTATCGGTTGTAGGGTAGCTTGGGTAATGCTAGTAAGATCTGCTATAGTATCATTGACCTTTATATACCAGAATATCGGGTTAAAGGTTCCTAGAGTTCGTAGTGTATCACTCAAAAGGGCTTGAGGTACAAAGGAACCACCTAAAAATGATAATCCCAGGGATAGACAGTTTCCTATAGGATCAATTGAATTTTTAGTTGCAAAGGTAGCAACTAAAAAGCTTATACTTAAACAAAGTACCGTCAAAACAAATGAATTAACTATAAATAATAATGCACCAGTCTGGTTAAAAGTATTCTTATTAATGACAAAAGCTAAAACAACAAATATCAGCCAAATAATAAGGGCCATTGACAAATTACTGAGAATAAGCTGGATATTATAGCTTTTAATACTAATAGGTGCACAATAGTTACGCATTTTAATGTCTTTATTATTAAATATCAGCATTATTCTACCTACCATGGATATAAGCATAGCTATTAATATATAGGATAAAAAGTTAAAGTATCCTTTTAGGTTAGACAAACTAGTATCATGTGCATTGAATCTATTTATAAAAGATACATTTACTTCTGTTGAAATATCAGTAATAACTTTCTCATGCACCTCTTCTAGAGACATTTCGGGGTGTGCCAGAATATATAGTCTTGCAGTATTTAAATAGTTATCTATAAGTCTAATTGCGTATTGTGAGCTTACTGAATCTGGAACATACATCGTTTTAACCTTTGGTTGATCTGCTGAAATAAAATCATTTTGGAACCCTTTAGGAATTGTTACAATAAACTCTGTTTGTCGGAAGAATAGTGCATCTTTAATGCTTTCCTCATCTCTTTTAATTTCTACTGGTCTTGAAATGCTTTTAATGTAACTTTCTAGCCCATTTGACAGTTGTGTATTATCGTCATTTATAACAGAAATCTTAACTTTAGAAAGTTCAAATACATCTTCCATCTGGGTTAATCCCCTGTCTGAGAATAAGATTGAGAGGCCAACGAAAATAATGGTATATATTAAAAATACAGTTAGAAATTTTCGGGGTATTATTTTACAAAAAAGTTTAGATGCTTGCATACTTTTGCCTCCTTAAAATCAGAATTGTAGAGGTGCAGAAGATTACACCTAAGCTGGCTAATAGGCCAAGATTGAGAAAATATCTATCAAAAGTATCGTAATAATATAGGGCGTAAAGACCATCGGTAATTAGGTTTGCAGGATTAATATAGGCAATGATAGGAGCTTTTTCTTGGATGAAATATTTCACCTGGATAACCATTAAACCAGATAAAAAACACATAACCATAACGATATTAGAAACTAACATATCTTTAATTTCTGATTTAAACTTTGTTAGTAAGCCGAACAAAGAACCAAACATGGTCCCAGTAAAACATCCTACTAAACATAGAACCCCTATATGTATGATTCTATCGCCAAAGTCTACATTAAGAAATTTTGATATATAGGTGATTGCAATTATTACTGACATAAATTGAAAACATATAGTGGCAGAGATCACCGACAAAAATGCCTTTAGTTTATGTGTAGGTGCAACATTTAACCTTGCTGCAAGTGGAGATTGATTAGCTTGAATTATTGATATAGCATAGCTTCCTGCAACTGCAGAGAAAAGGCAGGTCATTGCAAGAAGAGCAAAATAGTAAACAACAATTATGTTCATTGCGCTACTTAAAGGGACTTCCTCTATAAAGCTTTCATTAAAACTAATATCTTCTAAGAAACCCATTTGAATGAGTTGAGGATTACCATCTATAATATTATAGATCGTTGCAGAAATTTGAACAAAATTATCGAGAAAGACTTTTGAAATGGACTGGTTAAGACCAGAACGGAATATCACAAGCTCAAGCCCATCTGTATTCTTTATATAACCTGTAATTGCTCTATTTGATAAAAGATCTTTTGCCTCTGCTTCAGTTGTGTGTGATATATTGAAAAGATTACTTTCATTCATCGCTTTCTCAAGTCCTAAGGGCATTGTATGATCTGTAACTATTGCGATTTTAACCGGGTTAAAGACTTCATTAGACATAACGTTTGCAAAGGCTAAATTAAAAAATGTTGCTAAAATAAGAGGAAAGCAAAGCATCCAGAATAAGGACATCTTATCTTTTATTAGTGATTTAAAGCTATATTTAAAAATATGAAATGACATAGTATACCTCCTAATCTCTTAATTCTTTTCCTGTTATTTCAAGGAAAACATCATTAAGAGTTGGTAGTTCAGAATATATTTTACCGTAGCTTATATCATTTTCCGCAATGAAGCTTATTATATTAACAAGATTACTTGCCCCATTTCTTTGTTTAATGGTTAAGGTATTTTCTTTTAAATCTATATCAATAACATTAGGTATTTCACGCATTCTTTTTAAATGATCTTCATTGATATTAAATGTTTCAACGACGATTTTTTCACCAAGTGAGATCATACCTTTAACTTCTTCCTTAGTCCCTGAGGCAATTACTTTACCTTTATCCAAAATTGCAAGCCTAGAGCAAAGCTGTTCGATTTCTTCCATGTAATGGGATGTATATATAATGGTTGCTCCCTCTTCATTTAGTCTCTTAATACCTTCTAAAATATTATTTCTGCTTTGAGGATCAACAGCCACTGTTGGTTCATCTAAAATTATTAGTTTTGGATTATGGGCAATCCCGCAGGCAATGTTAAGTCTTCTTAAAAGGCCACCACTTAATCCTTTTGGATAAAACTTCACAAAGTCTTTTAAAGCTACAAATTCAATTGCCTGTTCCACCAGTTCTTTACGTTTTTTCTTATCGGTTACATAAAGACCGCAAAAGTAATCAATGTTTTCGTAAACATTAAGTTCTTCGAAAACTGCTACGTTTTGCATAACAATTCCTATATCGCGTTTTATGTCATATGCAGCTGGCTTCATCTCTTTGCCAAAGATTTTGATATTACCCTTATCAAATTTTAGTAAAGATAGTAGACAATTTATAGCTGTTGTTTTACCTGAACCATTAGGTCCTAATAGTCCAAAAATTTCACCTTCCTTGATCTCAATGTTTAAATGGTCAAGAGCTATTAGATCTCCATATCTTTTTACTAGATTTTCAATTTTCACTATCATAAATATCATCCCTTTCCTTTTTTTTATAATCCTATTGTAATAAAAATATCTAGAATACTGCAGTGTAATTTGTCATTAGATTCATATGACAATTGTAATATTTACTTATTATTGATAAGCTTTGCTGTGCTATAATTAAAGTAAAATTAATCCAGGGAGGTGAATCATGGGTAATATATTAAATAAGTTGATTATTTTTGTGGGAACCTGTGTACTTCTTTTTTTTGAATTTACTCCCCATGAAGGTATTATCGCCATAGCACTAGCTATTGCTATAAGTGGACTATTAGAATATTTCAGTAATGAGAGATTAGCTAAATGGTTATTTATTGGTTTACTAATATTATCAGGATTTTACGTTCAATTTGTATTTTTCATACCCTTAATAAGTTATGACCTACTAATATCAAAAAACCAAATGCTAACACTATTGGCACTTTTTCCATATGTATTGCATCTTAATAAATTTAATTCAGGTGCAATTATGGGGGGATTAATTGTTATTTCTGCAATTGTCTATTTCTTAAAAGTAAGAGAAATTAAAGAAAGGAAACTAAGAGAGGATTATATAAATCAAAGGGATTATCTAACAGAACTTTCAATTTCACTAGAAGAAAAGATAAATGAGTTAGTTAGTAAGCAAGATGTAGAGGTTAATCTTGCTACATTAAATGAGAGAAATAGGATTGCGCGAGAAATACACGATAATGTGGGGCATCTTCTTTCGAGCTCAATTTTACAAATTGGAGCCGTTATAGCTATAAGTAAAGATGAGAATACTGTAAAAAATCTTGAAGTGGTTAGGGATACATTGAATGAAGGTATGAACTCCATAAGAGAAAGTGTACACAACTTACATGACCATTCTATTGACCTTTATGGTGAGATAAATAAACTAATTAAAACTTTTACTTTTTGTAAAATAAAATTAAATTATGAAATAATTGGAGATATGCCTGCCAAGGCTAAATACGCCATTATAGCAATTATTAAAGAGGCACTATCAAATGTTATGAAACACTCCAACGGTGATCAGGTTTCTATAAGTTTATATGAACACCCGAAGCTTTTTCAACTCATTATATATGACAATGGGAATAAAAAAATGGACCCTGATAATTTCAAAGGAATGGGTCTTGAAAGTATAAAGCAACGGGTTGCATCACTAAATGGGATAGTGAATTTCGAACAATCAAAAGGGTTTAAAATATTTATTTCTTTTATGAAATAAAGACTTATGAGGTGCATGCAACTAAACTTATATATATATTAATGGGAGGTACCATGAAAATAATAATTGTGGACGATGATATTCTTGTTTCTTCATCTTTAAAAACTATCATAGAGTCTAATGATGGATTTGAAGTGTTGGCAGTAGCAAATAGTGGAGAAGACGCTATAAAACTATATAAAGAGCATCATCCTGAAATACTTTTAATGGATATAAGAATGGGCAAAATTAATGGGCTAGAAGCAGCTGCAGAAATATTAAATACATTTCCTGATGCAAAAGTTCTTTTCTTAACCACTTTCGCAGATGATGAATATATTATTAAAGCATTGAAGATTGGGGCTAAGGGTTACATATTAAAACAACATTATAACAGTATCGTACCAGCACTTAATGCAGTTTATTGTGGACAGAGTGTATTTGGCGAGGAAATTATCACCAAGCTTCCATCAGTTATGACTAATAAAGAAAATAATAAAGATTACCAATCATTTGGGATTTCAGAAAAGGAATTTGAAATTATTTCATTGGTTTCAAAAGGTCTATCAAATAAAGAAATAGCAAAAGAATTGTATTTAAGTGAGGGAACCATAAGAAATTACATAAGCGTAATTCTAGAAAAACTAGAATTACGAGATCGAACCCAACTAGCTATTTTTTTCTTCAACCACCTACTTTAGATATTATATATGAGAAAAAATATATAATTGAAATAAGCTAGATTATTGTCAATCTCTGAATAGATTACTGAATAGAAGTAGATGGAGAAAGAAAGTGTATGTTTGAAGAAAAAAATTGAAATAAGAAAATGAAATTACTAACCACAATTTCTTTCCACGTGTCCCATGAGCTCAAAACTCCTTTAAATATTATACTAGGTTCTGTTCAGATAATGGAAAGGAAGATTTCACTAATTATCCAGCTTGGACAGAATACTTCAGAAAATATTTAAATAAGCTCAAACAAAACAGTTTCCGCCTGTTAAGATTGATAAATAATCTGATAGATATTAATAAAGCAGATGTAGAAAAATTAAAAAACTGTTTTGTTAATGATATATTGTAAAGGTTGTAGAAGACATTTCCTTATCTGTAGTGGAGTATGCAGCGTTTAAGGATATTGAGCTTATATTTATACAGAAGTATAAGAGAAAATAACAGCCTTTGATCATGACTTGATAGAAAGAATCTTATTAAACCTTTTATCTAGTGCTATAAAGGTTACTGGATCTGGAGGAAAGATTGAAGCAACTGTTTATGATCAAAACGATAGAATTGCTATTTCAGTAAAAGACAACGAAATAGGAGTGCCAGAAGAAAAATTGGAGAGTATATTTCACCGTTTTGTTCAGGTAGATAGTACTTTAAGCAGGAGAGCTGGAGGCTTAGGAATTGGGTCTTTCATTAGTAAAGTACTTAGTAGAGCTGCATGAAGGAAATATACCTGACAGAAGTGAGGTAAATAATGGAAGAGAGTTTATAATAGAGCTTCCCGTATGATTTATAGAAGTAGAATGCCCACATGGAAATGATAAAAATTTTTCAGATATAGAAAAAATTAAGATAGAGTTTTCTGATATTTATATAAGTTCAAATACTAATCTGGCTTAAAGTTCAAACTTGTATAAGAAAAATTGAATAAAGACTTCCTTATAGTCCTTGTTGATTAGAGATTTATTAAACTACAATGTATGTTGCAGGAAATATAAGAATAACTGATAATATAGATGTCATTTTCAATAGATAAGATGACAGAAAAAGTGAGCACCAATCTATCTGCAATCTTTTATTGACCAATCACCTAGGAAGTACTTGTTAATGAAAATTATATATAATGAATTGAATTTCTTAGAATTATGAATTAATTCAAGATAATAAAAAATAGTACAAAAACCACCACAAGTTCAAGCAGTTATGTAAGTAACACAAAATCTGTGCATTGACAAAAGGCAATGTTGAAAAGCCCTTCAGAGTAGCTTGAACCAGTTTGATTGCTGTAGGTTGATGGATTTTTGGTAACATTAGGTGCCGTAAATGGATACATTTTATTAAGTATTCAAAATAGACATAAAAGTGTACTAGTTGGGAGAGGAGTTGAAAAAATGGGAAAAAAGGATAAAAAATTATGCAAGCTTGTTATAGAGGATTATATAAAGGATGAGTTCGATAAATATAAAGAAATAGTAAAAGAGGCCAAGTATGTTTGTCGAAAATGTGGTCGGGTAGCTCGCAAAGATAAAAGACTTTGCAAACCTGAGGAAATGTAACTAATATATTAATGTAACTAATATATAACCAGGAAAGATAGTGGAAAACTGCAAAAGTCTTCTTTTAAATCTATTGGGGAGTTAGGAGTGGATTCAATGTATGGAGGTTGCCATATATTCAACATTACGGTACCCGATTACTGATTTAATGAAGATATGTCGGGAAAACAAAAAACACGATACCTATAGCATTTAATAGATTAAACTGATTATCTAGGTGTAAAAGATACTTTAAAATCTTAGTGAGGCTTTAAGAATTGTTCAAGAATATAAACAAGCTGAAAAATATTTTAAAATTTAATATTGAAGATATTAGGGGTAATCGGGAAAATACCGAATTGACCACTAAATAGCAATAAACATAAAAATTGTTAGAAATTGAGGCTTGCTTTGAGCCCTTTCTAGCAGTTTTCTCGATATTTTATTCCTGTCTCAATTACGCCTGTATTTTGAGCGCAACAAAAACATGTCTTATTCAGAGGCGGGTGTCTTAATCCAAATTATGCGGCTTCTTCAATTTTTCCTTCAAATCTTTTGATTTTACCCGTTATAAATTTATGATGCTTATCTATGTTTTTACCAAAAGCGAATAGTATAAACTCTTTTAGCACCTTATCCTGTGAACGATGGTTAAACTGGCTAATTTAATTATATAATTTACATCTAAAGCCGTCGTTTGCTTTCATATCACCAAAGAAACCTTCTGTTTGAATGGAACGGATTTGCCTGTTTAGAATGCCCTTGCAATGCCTTCACCTTTAGCAATCACCATAAGTTTGGCTTGTATTTTAATCATTTCTAGGGTAGACATGTTGTCGATTTCAATGACTACATTATTTGATAACTTTTTCTTATTGTTCACTTTTCTTGACCGGTTCTTTTGGATGACTTCTCCCACTTTTTCCATGCCTTCTATAATGAACATGTTCATAGTGGAAAGCGTGTACTTTACATCCATAAGCATTTCATATAATCAGGTTATTGTAATCATTATAGCCATTCTCAATAGCATCTAGTAGCCCTACAAGGTGGTAATTTAGACTACCACGCCAAACAAAAGTGTAACGATTAGCATTTGCTTCGATTTTGGTGCCATCTATAAAAAGAGCTTCAAGAGAGACAAACACTTCCTTTTGGAGACGTCTCATGAACTGATGATGTAAATCCTTAAAAATCTCCTTCGATAGTTTGTTATTGATGAAATCATAGAAAGCATCGCGCTGTGGCCTTTCGCCTTGAGCAAGCCAAATGTAGGCAATGTCTCTAGCACATAACTCTACAATTCTATCTACTGCTCGTACACTTCTAAGAGCAGAATAGACTAATACAGAAAATAACATGATGGGGTTATAACCTTTTCGTCCCAACCTGTTGTACTGATTTAACAAACTAGAGAAAACTAGCTCTTTCATAACACGTTTCACTACGTGTACAGGATCATCTAATGGAACACCAATTTGGTATAAATTATAATTAATTCGGAGTTACCCAAATTCAAAAAATTTGTTATAATAATTATACATGTTTTTTTGTTTTGCACGAATGTTGCAATAGCAAATCGAAATTAAGATGGGGGTCAGATACCATCTTTTTTTCGTGCAAAAATCCTCCTACAATGTAT from Serpentinicella alkaliphila harbors:
- a CDS encoding response regulator transcription factor, producing the protein MKIIIVDDDILVSSSLKTIIESNDGFEVLAVANSGEDAIKLYKEHHPEILLMDIRMGKINGLEAAAEILNTFPDAKVLFLTTFADDEYIIKALKIGAKGYILKQHYNSIVPALNAVYCGQSVFGEEIITKLPSVMTNKENNKDYQSFGISEKEFEIISLVSKGLSNKEIAKELYLSEGTIRNYISVILEKLELRDRTQLAIFFFNHLL
- a CDS encoding sensor histidine kinase: MGNILNKLIIFVGTCVLLFFEFTPHEGIIAIALAIAISGLLEYFSNERLAKWLFIGLLILSGFYVQFVFFIPLISYDLLISKNQMLTLLALFPYVLHLNKFNSGAIMGGLIVISAIVYFLKVREIKERKLREDYINQRDYLTELSISLEEKINELVSKQDVEVNLATLNERNRIAREIHDNVGHLLSSSILQIGAVIAISKDENTVKNLEVVRDTLNEGMNSIRESVHNLHDHSIDLYGEINKLIKTFTFCKIKLNYEIIGDMPAKAKYAIIAIIKEALSNVMKHSNGDQVSISLYEHPKLFQLIIYDNGNKKMDPDNFKGMGLESIKQRVASLNGIVNFEQSKGFKIFISFMK
- a CDS encoding ABC transporter permease codes for the protein MSFHIFKYSFKSLIKDKMSLFWMLCFPLILATFFNLAFANVMSNEVFNPVKIAIVTDHTMPLGLEKAMNESNLFNISHTTEAEAKDLLSNRAITGYIKNTDGLELVIFRSGLNQSISKVFLDNFVQISATIYNIIDGNPQLIQMGFLEDISFNESFIEEVPLSSAMNIIVVYYFALLAMTCLFSAVAGSYAISIIQANQSPLAARLNVAPTHKLKAFLSVISATICFQFMSVIIAITYISKFLNVDFGDRIIHIGVLCLVGCFTGTMFGSLFGLLTKFKSEIKDMLVSNIVMVMCFLSGLMVIQVKYFIQEKAPIIAYINPANLITDGLYALYYYDTFDRYFLNLGLLASLGVIFCTSTILILRRQKYASI
- a CDS encoding ABC transporter ATP-binding protein; the encoded protein is MIVKIENLVKRYGDLIALDHLNIEIKEGEIFGLLGPNGSGKTTAINCLLSLLKFDKGNIKIFGKEMKPAAYDIKRDIGIVMQNVAVFEELNVYENIDYFCGLYVTDKKKRKELVEQAIEFVALKDFVKFYPKGLSGGLLRRLNIACGIAHNPKLIILDEPTVAVDPQSRNNILEGIKRLNEEGATIIYTSHYMEEIEQLCSRLAILDKGKVIASGTKEEVKGMISLGEKIVVETFNINEDHLKRMREIPNVIDIDLKENTLTIKQRNGASNLVNIISFIAENDISYGKIYSELPTLNDVFLEITGKELRD
- a CDS encoding histidine kinase dimerization/phospho-acceptor domain-containing protein translates to MKLLTTISFHVSHELKTPLNIILGSVQIMERKISLIIQLGQNTSENI
- a CDS encoding ABC transporter permease; protein product: MQASKLFCKIIPRKFLTVFLIYTIIFVGLSILFSDRGLTQMEDVFELSKVKISVINDDNTQLSNGLESYIKSISRPVEIKRDEESIKDALFFRQTEFIVTIPKGFQNDFISADQPKVKTMYVPDSVSSQYAIRLIDNYLNTARLYILAHPEMSLEEVHEKVITDISTEVNVSFINRFNAHDTSLSNLKGYFNFLSYILIAMLISMVGRIMLIFNNKDIKMRNYCAPISIKSYNIQLILSNLSMALIIWLIFVVLAFVINKNTFNQTGALLFIVNSFVLTVLCLSISFLVATFATKNSIDPIGNCLSLGLSFLGGSFVPQALLSDTLRTLGTFNPIFWYIKVNDTIADLTSITQATLQPIIHGILVQLAFAIALFAIALVIIKQKRYAHK
- a CDS encoding ATP-binding protein, producing MIERILLNLLSSAIKVTGSGGKIEATVYDQNDRIAISVKDNEIGVPEEKLESIFHRFVQVDSTLSRRAGGLGIGSFISKVLSRAA